The DNA segment gtgtaataatacagggggaggtgtaataatacagggggaggtgtaataatataatacagggggaggtgtaatatataatacagggggaggtgtaataatacaggggagaggtgtaataaatataatacagggggaggtgtaataatacaggggagaggtgtaataatataatacaggggaggtgtaataatacaggggggaggtgtaataatacagggggaggtgtaataatacagggggaggtgtaataatacaggggggaggtgtaataatacaggggggaggtgtaataatacagggggaggtgtatAATACAGGGGAGGTTTAATAATACAGGGGAgaggtgtaataatataatacagggggaggtgtaataatacagggggaggtgtaataatacaggggggaggtgtaataatacagggggaggtgtaataatacagggggaggtgtaataactaatacagggggaggtgtaataatacaggggggaggtgtaataatacaggggggaggtgtaataatacaggggggaggtgtaataatacaggggaggtgtataatacagggggaggtgtaataatacagggggaggtgtaataatacaggggggaggtgtaataatacagggggaggtgtaataatacagggggaggtgtaataatacagggggaggtgtaataatacagggggaggtgtaataatacaggggagaggtgtaataatacaggggggggtgtaataatacagggggggtgtaataatacaggggagaggtgtaataatataatacaggggaggtgtaataatacagggggaggtgtaataatacagggggaggtgtaataatacaggggggggtgtaataatacaggggggcggtgtaataatacaggggggaggtgtaataatacaggggaggtgtaataaatataatgcaGGAGGCTGTAGATTACACCCCGGGCAGCGCAGCAgtccccgcccgcccgcctgcccgtATTTGACATCCCCCACACTCGGCGCTCCCTCTGCATGAGTCACGTTTTTATATTCGGAGGTTTTTCTTCAGTTTCCATGACGACGCGGAGATGAGACAGACGGCACTTTGTGTGAGGGGCAGATGTGGACGCCGTTCCTGCCGTGATGGAGTTTCTCAGACTGCGTCCCCAGAATATTCACAGGAGCGACAACCGAGGCGGCCACAGACAGAGCGAGAACGGGCGGATCCGCCCAGAACACGTGATCAGAGTGATAACCGCGCCGTCTCCGGGGACAGCCATCTTTATCCGACAATGAAGGACGGGCCAGAAATATCAACCGGAAGAAACGGTCGCAGCTGCTGCAACTGGACGACAAGATCTACGTGAGACTGCGCAAAAGTGAACACCGTACAAGATGCTGGAACACTCCGCCACACATTATGCACACGCGGCCAGAGCCCCATACTTTACAGCCCCCCTTTATTCCGACAAGCTCTGCCGCACCTAGAACGCTGAGCTTCCTGTAGATGAATATAATGCCAGacttacagtgaagactgacacgggAGGGCCGCAATGCTAAGGAACAGTCCAGATTGCTGAGTGACCCCCTCTCTGGGCGTAGTAATGGCGGCGGACAGGCCCGAACACAATACTAGAAGGCCAAGCAGCGATTTTTAGGGAGTTTATTCTGAGGGGACCCCGACCGCACCTCCCGACATCCTGAGAAATATTTCATGGAGGACAAAACAAAAAAGTGACAAGAAACACTTTATTTACAGGATCGGATACAAAATGACGGCGAATATTTACAGCGATCAGCGGCGCCTCTGTACACGCTCCACGTCATATATACAATCAGTACCCAATACAGATCAGCGGCGCCTCCCCTATATACACATCTGTACACAGGGGCCGGTAATTATACACATATTACTGTACAGGTCACACCCAGCCATGAGGAGAGAGAACCCGGGAATAGTACAATGATGGGGGCTGTAGTACTCTGCACAGGAACCTGCATGGGACCCAACAGGGCAGGCAGAAAAAGGGTTAAACAGTCATGCAACCTCACAGACCTATGTGcatcatgggagttgtagttcaaaAAAAGAGGAAGAAACTGCCAAGATGCATAGTGGGAGTCAcagtacaatctattgttctctgttatcagacatgtcaggctgggggaggatgactgtaggacaggtgaatacaatctattgttctctgttatcagacatgtcaggctggggaggatgactgtaggacaggtgaatacaatctattgttctctgttatcagacatgtcaggctggggggaggatgactgtaggacaggtgaatacaatctattgttctcggttatcagacatgtcaggctgggggaggatgactgtaggacaggtgactacaatctattgttctctgttatcagacatgtcaggctggggagaggatgactgtaggacatgtgaatacaatctattgttctctgttatcagacatgtcaggctggggagggtgactgtaggacaggtgaatacaatctattgttctctgttatcagacatgtcaggctggggagaggatgactgtaggacaggtgaatacaatctattgttctctgttatcagacatgtcaggctgggggaggatgactgtaggacaggtgaatacaatctattgttctctgttatcagatatgtcaggctggggggagaggatgactgtaggacaggtgaatacaatctattgttctctgttatcagacatatcaggctggggaggatgtctgtaggacaggtgaatacaatctattgttctctgttatcagacatgtcaggctggggagggtgACTGTAGTGTTCATCGATGGGATAAGTAACCGTGGGTGCAGAATAGGGGATCTTGGAACCTGACTGTGCTGGCAGAAGTCCTCCGTGTGGATTTGGGGTGTCGGTCACACGGTTGTCATGACCTTAAGTGACCCTGTGTGGAACCTCATTAACTTTTTCTTAAGCGCCTGAGAAGCTTTTACCTTAAACATTTGGGGGCGCCCTTCGGCATCCCGTGGGGGGAGCTGCATTGGCCACACAAGCCccctcatcttcctctcctctTCTCCTTCAGAGTCCACCCTGGCCTCCCCCTCTGGGACCCCTGCTCTGATCTCGGCCGTGGACCTCCACTTTCTGCAGGGAGGGCCAATCCTTGCTGTTGGGGTCCTCCTGTCTCTTCCCAGGGTGTAACAGCGGCCTCCTTCCTGGATGTGGGCTCCAGGGTCGCCCCATTCCTGCGCAAAGCCCTGTGAGTCTGCCCAGCCCTCGGTGTGAGCCCTAGTATTCGCCCAGCTCTCCTTGTAAGCGCGGGGATTGACCCAGCCATCTAAGTGGCCCCTGGAGCCCTGCCACACTTCTGGGGGGACCCTGAGATCTACGTTCTCCTCTGGCTGCGGAGCGGGGTCCCGTAGGCTAGTTTCTGAAAGTGACCGCGGGTCCTCCGCCCACCTCTTTTTCGCGGTGGCTCCTCAGCCGAAAGGCATTTCCTTGGAGGTTTAGGTGGAGACACCTCCACACTGTGGCCCTTTAATAGAGGGGGTGTTTTCTGCGGGGGCCACGGTGAGTTGGGGTGTAGGAGGCGTTGGCCATTCTACACACAGGGGCTGGGGCAGGAGGACGCTCGGCAGACACAGAACGTAGGAACGGGGCCCGGAGCTGACGACGAAGGAGAGAGAGAATATAACCTTCAGCCCG comes from the Rhinoderma darwinii isolate aRhiDar2 unplaced genomic scaffold, aRhiDar2.hap1 Scaffold_3925, whole genome shotgun sequence genome and includes:
- the LOC142708463 gene encoding LOW QUALITY PROTEIN: dapper homolog 3-like (The sequence of the model RefSeq protein was modified relative to this genomic sequence to represent the inferred CDS: inserted 3 bases in 3 codons) translates to MLGTGGSVDRGRLRQLLRGSVAGLCELKLLRERQEVRVRRALRGGGEDLDRQLWELERKLGELRLRAENDQESEEYEADGPESCDVFLDRAXRVGQAEARMHYASERPKSAGDLVVGSHHPRSSSSRLLVPRSMSAPYPSPSSPPPPPPARRAEGYILSLLRRQLRAPFLRSVSAERPPAPAPVCRMANASYTPTHRGPRRKHXPLLKGHSVEVSPPKPPRKCLSAEEPPRKRGGRRXPRSLSETSLRDPAPQPEENVDLRVPPEVWQGSRGHLDGWVNPRAYKESWANTRAHTEGWADSQGFAQEWGDPGAHIQEGGRCYTLGRDRRTPTARIGPPCRKWRSTAEIRAGVPEGEARVDSEGEEERKMRGLVWPMQLPPRDAEGRPQMFKVKASQALKKKLMRFHTGSLKVMTTV